One Synechococcus sp. MU1617 genomic window, ACCACCAAGCGACGCAGATAGAAGCGCTGAAAGGCGGCCGCCGCTCCGCTTTGGGGCAGACGGTTGAAATCCAGCACCCCGGCACGCCCGCCGGGCTTCAGCAGCCGGCGCAGTTCCTTCAGCCCCTGCATGGGGTCCGCCAGATTGCGCAATCCGTAAGCCATCACCGCACCATCAGCGCAGGCACTGCGCATGCCAGTTTCCAGAGCATCCCCCTGCTGGAAGGTCACAGGCAACCAGGGCTGCTGACGCTGACGCTGGCGGGCCCGCTCCAGGGGAGCAGCGGCGGCATCCAGACCGGTCACCGCACCAGAGGGGCGAACACAGCGCCCCAGCTCCAAGGCCAGGTCCCCAGTGCCGCAGCACAGATCCAGCCACAGCTCGCCTGCAACCGGCTTAAGGGCGCGCACCAACTGACGTTTCCACTGTCGGTGCAACCCGAAACTGAGCACATCGTTGAGGCGGTCATAGCGGGGAGCGACAGCATCAAACAGCTGTTCCACCGCCGCGGGATCACCAGGCTTCATGGACGAATCGTCAGGCCACGGGAGAGCAGATCTTGCTTGATCTGTTCCACGGTGAGAACACCGTCGTGCAGCAACGAGGCCAGCAAGGCTGCGGAGGCATGACCTCCCTCTGGGCCCAGGTCCAATGCCTCAGCGATGTGATCCATGCAGCCCGCGCCACCGGAGGCGATCACCGGTATGGGGACCGCATCGGCCACGGCCCGGGTCAGAGCAAGGTCGTATCCAGCCTGGGTGCCATCACCATCCATCGAGGTGAGCAGGATCTCTCCAGCCCCAAGGCCAGCCACCCGCTGGGCCCACTCCACAACATCGAGGCCCGTGTTCTCGCAGCCTCCCTTCACATAAACGTCCCAGCCGCCGGCATCGCGCCGACGGGCATCAATGGCCACAACGATGCACTGGCAGCCGAACTGATCGGCCCCCTCCCGCACCAGCTCAGGCCGCCGCACCGCCGAGGAGTTGAGACTCACCTTGTCGGCACCGGCCCGCAACAACTCGGTGATTCCTTCAACGGTGCTGATGCCACCGCCCACGGTGAAGGGAATCGTGACCGATTCAGCTGTTCGACGCACCATATCGATCAGGGTGCCGCGCCCCTCATGGCTGGCTGCGATATCAAGGAAAACGAGTTCATCCGCCCCTGCAGAGCTGTAACGGCAAGCCAGCTCCACTGGATCACCGGCATCGCGCAGGCCAACGAAATTGACACCTTTCACCACCCGTCCCCGGGCGACATCCAGGCAAGGGATAAGACGCAGAGCAACCATCGATTCGGCGCAAAAGCGACTGTTAAGGTTGCGCCACTCTCCAAGCCTCGCAGGCCATGTCCCAGGCTGACGCCATCTCGATCGGCTCCAAGGTTCGCGTGACCCGCGTGCGGGATCGCATTCCTCAGGCCATGGTCGACCTTCTGAAGAAGGATGCCAACGGCACGGTGAAGGATTTCCGCACCGTCGACGGCAAAGGAATCGGTGTGGTTGTTGAGCTCAGCGATGGCTCCACCAGCTGGTTCTTCGAAGACGAAATCGCCGCCGCCTGAGGACTGTCTCTGTGAGCGACGCGCGTCAGCTGCTTGGGATGAAGGGTGCCTCAGGCACCACCAACATCTGGAAGCTGCGGCTGCAGCTGATGAAACCGGTCACCTGGATCCCCTTGATCTGGGGGGTGATCTGTGGAGCCGCAGCCAGCGGTAACTACGAGTGGCGACTTGACCACGTCCTCGCCGCCTTCGCCTGCATGTTGATGAGCGGCCCCTTGCTGGCGGGCTTCACCCAAACCATCAACGACTACTACGACCGCGAGATCGACGCGATCAACGAGCCCTACCGGCCGATCCCGTCGGGAGCGATTCCCCTGGGCCAGGTCAAGCTGCAGATCTGGGTGCTGCTGCTCGCCGGTCTAGGCGTGTCCTACGGACTCGACCGATGGGCGGGCCACACCACTCCTGTGGTTTTTCTGCTGGCGTTGGGCGGCTCATTTGTGAGCTACATCTACTCAGCACCGCCGCTCAAGCTCAAACAGAACGGTTGGCTTGGGAACTACGCCCTCGGTGCCAGTTACATCGCCCTGCCCTGGTGGGCCGGCCAGGCCCTGTTTGGGCAACTGACCTGGGGCACAGCACTGCTCACCCTGGCCTACAGCCTTGCGGGTCTTGGCATCGCTGTCGTCAACGACTTCAAAAGCGTTGAAGGCGACCGTGAACTCGGACTTCAATCTTTGCCGGTGGTGTTCGGCATTGAACGGGCCAGCTGGATCAGCGCCGGAATGATCGATGTATTTCAGCTGGCGATGGTTGCCGTCTTGATCGGGATCGGCCAGCATTTCGCAGCGGTTCTGCTGGTTCTGTTGATCGTTCCCCAGATCACCTTCCAGGACATCTGGTTATTGAGAGACCCCGTTGCCTTCGACGTCAAATATCAGGCCAGTGCGCAACCCTTCCTGGTGCTTGGCATGCTGGTGACCGCTCTGGCCGTGGGCCACAGCCCCTTGACCCAGGTGATGTGAACCGTTCCCGCCTGCACTGGGCACTGACTGCGGGCACAGCCGCTGCAGTGGGCGTGGGAGCTGCCCTGGGCATGCGCGCTCTGACGGAACTGGTGGATTCCACGCTTCCTGATGCCAGAGGGATTTCCAGCTTCAATCGGCCGGGAACGATCACCCTGCTTTCCACCAATGGCAAGGTGATCCAGAAGCTTGGGCCGGCGACGCGAGAGAAGGTGAAGCCCGGTGCGATGCCGCCAACGGTGGCTGAGGCTTTCATCGCCGCCGAAGACCGACGTTTCTATCAACACGACGGTGTGGATGGCTGGGGCATTGCCCGGGCCATCGTCACCAATGTCCGCCAAGGCGCGGTTCGGGAAGGGGCAAGCACCATCACCCAGCAGCTGGCTCGTACCGTCTTTTTGAGCCAAGACCGCACGATCACCCGCAAACTCAAGGAAGCGGCTCTGGCCATGAAGCTTGAGCGCCAGCTGAGCAAACAGCAGATCCTCGAGCAATACCTCAACTACGTCTACCTGGGATCGGGCGCCTATGGGGTTGCCGATGCGGCCTGGATCTACTTCTCCAAAACCCCTGAACAGCTCACGGTTCCTGAAGCAGCCATGATCGCTGGGCTGCCGCCGGCGCCATCGATTTATTCACCCCTGGTGAACCCAGATCTGGCCAAGGAGCAGCGCTCGATCGTTCTGGATCGCATGGCCCAGGCCGGATTCATCTCCGCCAGCGAGGCGGAGCGCGGTCGCAACAGCCCCTTGGGGCTGAAGCCCGCAACACCCAAGTACTTCAACAGTTCAGCGCCTTACTTCACCACCTGGATTGCCCAGGAGCTGCCCAAATTCTTGACGCCAGAACAACTGGAGGTGGGCGGGGTCAAGGTGCGCACCAGCCTCAATCTCGACTGGCAAAAGAAAGCTCAGCAGGTGATTCGAACCAATGCCCCCTTCGACACCGAAGGGGCGATGGTTTCGATCGATCCCGGCAACGGACTGGTGCGGGTGATGGTGGGCGGAAAGGATTTCTCCAAGAGTCAGTTCAACCGCACGATCCTGGCGCTGCGCTCACCAGGGTCCACCTTCAAACTGTTTCCCTACGCCGCGGCCATTGATCGGGGCATGAAACCCGAAACCAAAGTGTTTGATGCGCAGCGTTGCTGGAACGGCTACTGCCCAAAAAACTTTGGCAACAAGTACTACGGCAACATCTCCCTCTCCAATGCCCTGAAGAACTCACTCAACACCGTTGCAGTTCAACTGCAAGACATCGTTGGGTTTGATGCGGTGATTGAAATTGCCAACAACTTCAACATCGGCACCGAGCGGCCTCTCGGCAAGTACTACCCCATGGCGATTGGTGCATACGAGCAAACCATCCTCGATATGACCGCCGCCTATGCAGGCATGGCCAATCGCGGAGTGTTCTTCACACCCAGCCCCTTCGAAGAAATTCGTGGACCGAAGAATGAGCTGCTTTGGAGCCGGCGCATGAGCGACAACCGAGGCAAACGGGCAGTTGATAGTGATGTGGCAGACACCATGAACTGGATGCTGCAACGGGTGGTGACCGGCGGTACCGGCATCGCCGCCAAACTCGATGATCGACAGGTGGCCGGCAAAACGGGAACGTCAGAGAACACACGTGATCTCTGGTTCATTGGCTCGATTCCTCAGCTCACAACAGGCGTCTGGTTCGGATACGACGACGACCGAGCCACCAAAAGCACCAGCGGTGAGGCGGCATGGGCGTGGAAGCAATTCATGCTCCAGATCAAGGACGAGATCCCCGTCCGCAACTTCCCCGACAAACCCAAGCTGAAACGCAAAGTGCGTTTGGCTGTCGACCCGAAAACAATTGCCAAGCCACCGAAGACCAAACCAAAGCAGAAGAAGGAGAAAGGCAACGGCGAGCTTGATCCAGCTCAACCAACAGTTGAGACGGACCTGCCCGATCTCACGCCCATGTCACCTCCACCTCGCCAGACGCCCTATCTCTGGAGAAACAGCTCACCAGGCAACAACGTTGATCGCCAAGGACGTCGCTGGACACGGGATTGATCCAGGGCCTTAGACCCGCTGAAGCACAGCCGAATAGAACCCATCCCCCCCGCCTGATTGATCCGGCCAGCGCTGGCTGTCCTGCTCCAAACGCAGCGTTGGGTGACGCTTCAACAGAGCCTGGATCTGTGCCTGATTTTCATCGGGATGAATGGTGCAGGTGGCATACACCAAAGAACCTCCAGGAGCCAACAACGGCAGAAGTCCGTCCAGAAGAGCCTGTTGTTGGGGCAAAAGACCACGGATGGATTCGGGTGTCACCCGCCAACGGGCATCGGGGTGACGGGCCAGAGTTCCAAGCCCCGAACAGGGGGCATCAATCAGGATCCTCTGGAACGATTCACGCCATTCGGGACGCTGATCCAAGAGATTGGCGGCATCCGCTGCCAGGGCATTGATGGAGGCAAGGCCCAGCCGGGCAGCATTCGTCGCAACGCGCTTGAGCCGTCCAGCCGAACGGTCCACAGCCCAGATCTCCGCCTGATCCCCCACCAACTCCGCCAAATGGGTGGATTTCCCCCCCGGCGCCGCGCAGGCATCCAGGATGCGATCCCCCGGATTGGGCTTGAGCAGAGGCGCAATCCATTGCGCCGAACAATCCTGCACACACCAATGGCCCTCGGCGTAGCCAGGCCATTGGCGCAGATCACCGCTGTGCCCAGAGATGCGCAGGCCGTTAGGACAACCAACGATGGGCTCACTGCTGATGCCAGCCGCGGCCAGATCCTGCTGCACCTGCGAAGGGCTCGATCGCAACCGATTCACCCGCAAATCCAGATCCGGCACCCGGTTGCAGGCGCGCGCTACCGCCTCGGCCCCCTCCGCCCCGCGCCATTCGATCAACAACTGGGTGAACCAATCCGGCAGGGAATGGGCTTGGGCCAGCTGGGCCGCCGGATCGTTGGGCAGCTGCAGGGTTTCGCCGGCCTCCCGCGCCCGCAGCGCCGCCCGCAGAACCCCATTCACCACAGGGGCCAGTCGGGCCAATCCCTTGCTGGCTTTGGCCAACTCCACAGCGGTGTTCACCGCTGCTGAATCTGGAATCCGCTCCATCAACAGCAGTTGATAGAGACCCACATGCAACAGCCAGCGCAGCTTGGGCGGTTGCTTCGCAGCCCGCACCTTGCCCAACCGATCCAGCCAGGCATCAAGAGTGCGCCGTTGGCGGATGGCGCCATAGGCCAACTCGGTCACCAACCCCCGATCGGAAGGATTGAGGTCCCGCTCCCGCAGCAGCCGCTCCAGTGCCACATCGGCATAGGCCCCAGCCGCAACCGCCTGCAACACATCCCAAGCGAGACGGCGCGGCAGCAGACCAATCGGAGCCGAATCAGACAAGAGCAACACGTATCAATCCCCAGCATGAGCGTCTGGGTGCCAGAGAAACTGACGCAGCGGCAAGCGACCTTCCGCATCGACAGGAATGCCCTCAGCCAGCAGCAGGTCGCGTTGGATCCAGTCACTGCCCTCACGGCTCAGGCTCATCGAAATTCGCCCCTGAGCATTCACCACGCGGTGCCAGGGAACAGTGGAGGGGAGCTTGAGACGCCGCAGCGCCCAACCCACCTGACGCGCACAACCAAAGGCACCGATCAAATCGGCGATCTGGCCGTAGGTCGCCAACCGACCATGGGGGATGCGTTCCACCTCACTCCAGACACGCTGATCAAACGTGCCGCCGGAGACGTACGGTTCAACGGAGGGATCCTTTGGCGGGATCTGGATGGCGACAGAAGCGCTGACTGCTTGATTGTCGTTCCAGGCCCCTAAGCATGGAAGACCCCCAATTTGTTGCTCTCACTCGATTGATCGCCCATGCCCCTGCTGCCGCGACGGTTTGAGCGGCTGAAATCCGTGCTGAACCACCGCATGGCGGATCTCACGGTGTTGCTCGAACACGTGGAGAAACCGCACAACCTCTCCGCCATCCTGCGCAGCTGTGATGCCGTCGGAGCGCTGGAAGCCCACGCGGTGAGTTTCGACGGGCGGCCACGCACCTTCAACAGCACGGCCCAGGGCAGCCAGAAATGGGTACCTCTGCACGATCATCCCGATACCGAAACAGCCATCCGGCAACTCAAAGCGAAAGGGTTCCGCCTCTACGGAACCCATCTCGGAGTGAATGCCAAGGACTACCGGGAGTGCGACTTCACCGGACCCACCGCCTTCGTGCTTGGGGCCGAGAAATGGGGGCTGACCGATCAGGCGCGAGATCTGATGGATGAAGCGCTGTTCATCCCCATGCGCGGCATGGTGCAGTCCCTGAACGTGTCGGTCGCCACGGCAACCCTGCTGTTTGAGGCGCTGCGCCAACGCCAGGTCGCCGGACTGGCCCCAACTCAGGGAGAAGGCCTGAAGCCAGAGCAATACCAGCAGTTGCTGTTTGAGTGGTCCTACCCCGAGGTGGCCCGCTGGTGTCGGGATCAGCAACGGCCATACCCCGCCTTAAGCGAGGAGGGAGAGCTGATGGAGGAGTTGCCGCGAACTGTGAAGCTGCGCTGCTGATCCGACGGAAGACTTGTATCTCTGCGAACCCTGGGCCATAACCAAAGCAGCGGATTGTCAGCAATGGACAACAAACAGTTGCACCAGTACGCGGTCACTTATCACTGCGGCAACGAGTGGGGCGAAGAAATGCTCCAGTCCGACGATCTCACCCATGCAGTGGAAGCGGCCCACGCCATCTTCCCCAGCTCCTGCCGGATTTCGATCCGTGAGGTGAAGGCAGCAAAACCAGCCTGAGATCAGCGCTATCGCCGCGACGCCCCAGGCAACTGAACCGCGGCGATCATTACCGCCGTCTCCAGCAGCAGATTGCGGCTAACCAGCACCACCACCAGCACCAAGGTGGTGGAAAGGATCCGCTCGAGCAAAGCGATCACGTCATCGGTGCTGTCGAGGCTCTTTTTCCAGAGAAACGCGGCCATGCTCAGCAACATCAAGCTGATCCACCAGGCCATCAATCACGTGCCGATGGCTTCAGTCTGACGCGGGCCGGGCTTCTGTGCCGCTCACCCAGGCCTCGATCCCTTCCCCAAGGAAGGACAGCCCCAGCACCAAAACAAACATCGCCAGGCCAGGGAAGAGCGCCGTCCACCACACCCCAGTGGGCACTGCGGCCAGCGCCAAGTTGAGATCACCACCCCATTCGGGCACGGTCTCCGGCAAGCCCAGGCCAAGAAATCCCAGTCCCCCCAGCACCAACACCGCATCGGCGGCATTGAGGGTGAGCAGCACCGGCACCGAGGTGATCACGTTGCGGAACAGGTAGCGCCGTAGGATCCAGAGCGGCCCTGCCCCTAGGCTCTGGGCGGCCTCCACAAACAGCTCACTCTTCACCTGAGCGGTTTGGTTGCGCACGACGCGGAAATACTGCGGCACATACACCACGCAAAGGGCTGCGGCGGCATTGGGGATGCCCTTGCCCAGCAGAAAAGCCAACACCACCGAGAGCAACAGCACCGGCAGGGTGTAGAGCGTGTCCATCAGCAGCACCATCAGGCGATCGACAACGCCGCCGAAATAACCACTCACCATGCCCAGGGGCACACCCACCAGCAGGGCCAAACCAACCGCCAGCAGTACCACCTGAAGCGCCACTCCACTGCCAGCCATGGTGCGCACACACACATCCCGGCCGAGCCGATCGGTGCCGCACCAATGGGTCCAGCTGGGACCGGAGTAGATCGGGTTTTCTAGGCCAGCATTGGCGTCCGGAAGGATGCCAGCACTCACCAAAAACGGCGTGATCAAAGCCACCAGCAGGTAGATCCCCACGATCACCAGGCCCCAGCGGGCCATGCGGGTGGAGAGGCTGCGGGTCACGGGCAGGTTGGCCTCAGGCAGATGCATTGTCTCCCGAACCGCGGAAGAATGAAGCCATGGCGTCTCACTACCGCTGGCGACAACAGCTGCTTGGCAGCCTGCAAGGCCAGCTGCAGCTGGCTACCTATCTCGTGGTCTTTCTGGGCTTCACCGGTGCGTCCTCGGTGGGCCTGTTGATCGGTCAGCGCAACCTGTTGGCCAACGACCAGCAGTTGGCCCGCCAAAGCATCGCGCTGTGCGAAGACGCCATCACCGATCTGCAGGACGATCCAACCCGTCTTGAACAGGAATTGCTGTTCCACTCCAGCCCCAACACCAGCCTCTGGATCGAAGACAAAAACGGCGATTTGGTGCGGCCCCGCATCCACCAGGCCCTGCCGGACGCCGCGATCCAAACCGCCATGGCCACCAACCCCGGCCGTGAGCCGGGGCTGCAGCGCACCTTCGACATCGGCAATGAACGACTGCTGACAGAGCTGGTCAAGCAATTCCCCGACGGCTCACGCCTGTGGATGGCCCAACGGGCCAGCTCCAACCTTCAGGCCCTGAACAACTATCTGGTGTTGATGATCATGGTGTGGGGAAGCTGCCTGGCCATCACCCTGCTGAGCGTGAGCTGGGTGGTGCGGCGCGTGGTACAGCCCTTGGATCAGCTCAATGCCGCCAGCTCCCAACTGACGGCAGACACCCTGGCCACCGCCAAACTCCAGCTGGGCGAAGGCCCAATCGAAGTGATGCAGCTGAGCCGCACCTACAACGCCCTGCTGGAACGGCTGGCCCAGTCGTGGAGCCAGCAACGCCAGTTCGTGAGCGCCGTGAGCCACGAACTGCGCACCCCTCTCACCATCGTTCAGGGCTATCTGCACCGCACAATCAAACGGGGCGACAACCTCAGCCCCAATCAAGTGAAGGGGCTGCAGACCGCCGAGGAGGAAAGCATCCGCATGCGCCGGCTGCTGGACGATCTGCTGGATCTCTCCCGCGGCGACTCCGGCCGGTTGGCTATCGCCAAGGAGCCGGTACGCCTCGCCGAGCAACTGGAACAGGTGGCGGATCTGGCCCGCAACACCTTGAGCCGCCCGCTGCTGCTGGAGCTGCCTGAGGATCCAATGGCCCGTGATGCAGTGGCCCAGGCCGATCCGGCCCGCCTACGGCAGGTGTTGCTGGATCTGATTGAAAACGCCGCAAAGTATTCCCCTAAGGACGCGGCTATCCGCCTGGTGCTGCGTCAGCGCGACGGTGCCTCGTTGATCGATGTGATCGACCAAGGCATCGGCATTCCTGAGACAGAGCTCTACCAGGTGTTTGAGCGTTTTCAGCGCGGCAGCAACGCCCCCCTAAAAACTGGCTCAGGCTTAGGACTTTCCGTTGTGAAGCTGCTGGTGGAAGGCATGGGCGGCAGCATTGAAGTGCGCAGCAGCCTCGGCGAAGGCAGCTGCTTCACCGTGGTGTTGCCGTCATGATTCCGTTCCTGGTGTTCTGCTCACTGCTGATCCCGGTGAACCTCTGGGCTGCGATCACACCGCACATGCACAGCGATGTGTCGATGCGCATCCTGCATGGCATCTGCACGGTTGTTTTGATTCCCCTGCTGTGGACGCTCTGGGATCAACGGCGTTTGCTGCGGACTCTGCCTGCGCTGGTGTTGGCGATCTTTGCGACGGTGATGGTGGTGGTGAACAGTTGGATCACTGCCATGGGCATGGGCGTGCAATTCGGCTGGTTGGACCACCTCTTCCTGGCGCTGTCTGAAGTGGCGTTGAGCATGTTCTTCCTGATGGCACCGGAGCCCGAGCCGATCACGGATCCCTAACCCACCCCCTGGGAGCGGACCCTGCCTCCACGGCGGGTGCGTTGTTCCAGCTGCATCTGCAGCAACGGCAATCCAGGCGGCTGGTGGAGCTCAAAGCGATCCACGCCATCCAACACCACGCGGTTTTGATAACGGCTACCGCTACGGATCCCGCCCTGGAGATCAAAGGCCGGCCCGCAGCGCATCAACACATCACCGCGCCAGATCGCCGATGGCGCCAGTCCAAGGCTGTACACCACAGGATCCGAGCCATCTCGTGGCGTGATAGCGAGCTTCGGTTGCCGATCGGCCAAGGCACAGGGCCAATCGGCTGAAGGATCGGGGTTGATCTGCCAGCTGGAGGCACGCTCCAGATCGCCTTTCACCAACTCCAGCGTGCGCCGTTGCCATTGCTTCAACTGCAAGCTCTCGGCCAACGCGCCGCCTTGGCGCGTTTCGGCAAACAGGAGCTGAAACACCACACCGCAGAGCAGGCACCCCAACAGAGCCGCCAGCATCAACTCCACCAGCGTGAAGCCTTGAGCGGAGCGGGGCCTAAACATCACTAGGGAGGCAGAGGGAACTGCTCAGGGAGCCGCCTGGATCGCCCCGGTAAACACCAGAGCGGCTAATGCCCAGGGGAAGGCCAATCACCAGGCACAAGGCCTGGCCATGGCTGAGGTGAAACAACACCACCAGGCCGCCATCGAGCACGAAGCCATTGGTGCTGAAGCGAACGGCATCCGGCAGGTTGCTGCGCAGCTCCAAATCACCTGCACCGGTCTCCGCCAAGGCGGTCACACCCCAACGGCAGGCCGGCAGATCGCCCCCATGCGGGGCGATCCAACCAGTCGCGCTGAGCATCAGAGCACAGGGCTGGCGGTCCCGTTCGGCGGCCATCCGGCCCCTGTCGAGCCCCACCCGCAGCCGGCGCAGACCACTGTCCAGTTCCAAGCGCCGTCGTACAGCACTGGAGCTGGGAATCGCCAAGGTCACCAGGATCCCCAACAGCGCCACCACCACCAGGCACTCCACGAGGCTGAAGCCATTGGGCCCTTCTCCGCGCCTCTGATCACTCGGCATCGCTGACCTCCCGCGGGCAATTCCCCAGACCCGCTGGGGTGAACAACTGGCTCCGCTTGAACGGGATCCCAGCATCGGGATCCGTCAGTTCCACATCGAGCCAGAGGCCAGCCCCAGAGGCTTCGAACCGCCAAGACGACGAGAGGTCGGCGTCTTCAGGCAGGTCCGCCAGAACCCCTACCACCTCCTCACGATCCCAACGGCAGGCCTGATCAGCGATTGGAGCACTGGACAAAATACGACGACTAGCCAGGAGCCGTTGCTCCAGCAACTGCACCTGCTGATCGGTGCGGAGCGACGTGGCAGCAGCCTGGCTGGTGCGCGACCAACCCTGGAGCGACACCTGGCTGCTGATCCCAAGGATCAAAGCGGATACAACAACTTCCGTGATCGTCATGGCAGAAGCTCCAGATCCAGACGGCTCTGACGGCCATCACTCCAGCGCAGCTGCAGGGTTCCAGCCATCGCGCCAAGCGGTTGCCAATGCAACAGCTGCCAGGAACGATCAGCGACGCGACCGGATTGGAGGGCTGAAGGATTCGCCCCGGGGCAGCGCCCAGGTAGCTCCCACTCCGGGGAGGGCA contains:
- a CDS encoding Tfp pilus assembly protein FimT/FimU codes for the protein MPSDQRRGEGPNGFSLVECLVVVALLGILVTLAIPSSSAVRRRLELDSGLRRLRVGLDRGRMAAERDRQPCALMLSATGWIAPHGGDLPACRWGVTALAETGAGDLELRSNLPDAVRFSTNGFVLDGGLVVLFHLSHGQALCLVIGLPLGISRSGVYRGDPGGSLSSSLCLPSDV